A region from the Hyalangium gracile genome encodes:
- a CDS encoding CoA transferase subunit A, with the protein MKPGRWRPLQEAVASIPDEAWLATGGFMLGRAPMALVLELIAQGRRGLKLISLPNPLPAEFLVAGGCLAHVELPFGALNLEGRVRPMPCLKRAIEQGTIVWREHDGYRVVQRLRAASMGLPFIPAPDTDVSELADAEPPRKVVDPFSGQLVPVEPAFHPDVALVHARAADERGNLFIEDPTTDLLVVGAARRVVATAEERVPRLSRVTVPGFQVESVSLAPGGALPTGCVGLYPHDDAMLSRYLALAEAGREAEFLHSLLASRRAA; encoded by the coding sequence ATGAAGCCGGGGCGCTGGCGCCCCCTCCAGGAGGCGGTGGCGTCCATCCCGGACGAGGCGTGGCTGGCCACCGGAGGCTTCATGCTCGGCCGCGCGCCCATGGCGCTGGTGCTGGAGCTGATCGCCCAGGGCCGGCGGGGCCTGAAGCTCATCTCGCTGCCCAACCCGCTGCCCGCCGAGTTCCTCGTCGCGGGCGGGTGCCTGGCGCACGTGGAGCTGCCCTTCGGCGCGCTGAACCTGGAGGGCCGCGTGCGCCCCATGCCCTGCCTCAAGCGGGCCATCGAGCAGGGCACCATCGTCTGGCGCGAGCATGACGGCTACCGCGTCGTCCAGCGGCTGCGGGCCGCCTCCATGGGGCTGCCCTTCATCCCCGCGCCGGACACGGACGTGTCCGAGCTGGCCGACGCCGAGCCGCCGCGCAAGGTGGTGGATCCGTTCTCCGGGCAGCTGGTGCCCGTGGAGCCCGCCTTCCATCCGGATGTGGCGCTGGTGCACGCACGCGCCGCGGACGAGCGCGGCAACCTCTTCATCGAGGATCCGACCACGGACCTGCTCGTCGTCGGCGCGGCGCGGCGGGTGGTGGCCACCGCCGAGGAGCGCGTACCCCGGCTCTCGCGCGTCACCGTGCCGGGCTTCCAGGTGGAGAGCGTCTCGCTGGCGCCCGGCGGCGCGCTCCCGACCGGCTGCGTGGGGCTGTACCCGCACGATGACGCGATGCTCTCGCGCTACCTGGCGCTGGCGGAGGCCGGCCGCGAGGCGGAGTTCCTGCACTCGCTGCTGGCGTCCCGGAGGGCGGCATGA
- a CDS encoding hydroxymethylglutaryl-CoA synthase family protein: protein MKRHVGIEALAIAVPRRYVDIEDLARARGVDPAKYTAGLGAREMAVADPGEDSVSLAATAAARLLRTHQVDPARIGMLVVGTETGVDHSKPVASHVQGLLKLPRTMRVYDTQHACYGGTAGLMAASEWIASGAAAGRSAIVVCSDIARYGLNTAGEPTQGAGAVALLVSEQPDLLALDVGLNGSCSMDVYDFWRPLGRREAVVDGHYSIQCYLDALSGAYRAWRQNALTREVVRWGSTLPGDQLARILYHVPFCKMARKAHTQLRLCDLEDAPNSPAATPEAREELAKSAASYEAQVASSLTLNARIGNVYTASLYLALAGLLHKESAALSGQRIGLLSYGSGCASEFFSGVVGEKAAWRMAQADMEAVLAGRERVSVQEYERIMNLPYDAPEALAPAAGTFRLAEIRDHKRRYVEGAAS from the coding sequence ATGAAGAGACACGTCGGAATCGAAGCGCTGGCCATCGCCGTCCCCCGCCGCTACGTGGACATCGAGGACCTGGCACGGGCTCGCGGGGTGGATCCCGCCAAGTACACCGCGGGCCTGGGCGCTCGGGAGATGGCCGTGGCGGATCCGGGCGAGGACTCGGTGTCGCTGGCGGCCACGGCGGCGGCCCGGCTGCTGCGCACCCACCAGGTGGACCCGGCCCGCATCGGCATGCTGGTGGTGGGCACCGAGACGGGCGTGGACCACTCCAAGCCGGTGGCCTCGCACGTCCAGGGGCTGCTGAAGCTGCCTCGGACGATGCGCGTCTATGACACCCAGCACGCGTGCTACGGCGGCACCGCGGGGCTGATGGCGGCCTCGGAGTGGATCGCCTCGGGCGCGGCGGCGGGGCGCTCGGCCATCGTGGTGTGCTCGGACATCGCCCGCTACGGGCTGAACACGGCGGGCGAGCCCACCCAGGGCGCCGGCGCGGTGGCGCTGCTCGTCTCCGAGCAGCCGGACCTGCTCGCGCTGGACGTGGGGCTCAACGGCTCGTGCAGCATGGACGTGTACGACTTCTGGCGTCCGCTCGGCCGGCGCGAGGCGGTGGTGGACGGGCACTACTCCATCCAGTGCTACCTGGATGCGCTCTCGGGCGCGTACCGCGCCTGGCGCCAGAACGCGCTGACGCGCGAGGTGGTGCGCTGGGGCTCCACGCTGCCGGGCGATCAGCTCGCTCGCATCCTCTACCACGTGCCCTTCTGCAAGATGGCGCGCAAGGCGCACACGCAGCTGCGGCTGTGTGACCTGGAGGACGCGCCGAACTCGCCCGCCGCCACCCCCGAGGCCCGCGAGGAGCTGGCGAAGTCCGCCGCCAGCTACGAGGCGCAGGTGGCCTCCTCGCTGACGCTCAACGCGCGCATCGGCAACGTGTACACCGCCTCGCTGTACCTGGCGCTGGCGGGGCTGCTGCACAAGGAGAGCGCCGCCCTGAGCGGCCAGCGCATCGGCCTGCTCTCCTACGGCAGCGGCTGCGCCTCGGAGTTCTTCTCCGGCGTGGTGGGCGAGAAGGCCGCCTGGCGCATGGCCCAGGCGGACATGGAAGCGGTGCTGGCCGGTCGCGAGCGCGTCTCCGTCCAGGAGTACGAGCGCATCATGAACCTGCCGTACGACGCTCCGGAGGCCCTCGCTCCCGCCGCGGGCACGTTCCGGCTCGCGGAGATTCGCGACCACAAGCGCCGCTACGTCGAGGGCGCCGCGAGCTGA
- a CDS encoding tetratricopeptide repeat protein, producing the protein MRGRQRPTVTDLLEKAELHERDGMPLKAASLWKHVLKLEPKRTDVHERLATVYERMDLRPEAREHLESVAEHYVVLCDVDRLVRTLERLQVLDSRNHVR; encoded by the coding sequence TTGCGCGGCAGGCAACGACCCACGGTGACGGATCTGCTCGAGAAGGCGGAGCTCCACGAGCGCGACGGGATGCCCCTCAAAGCTGCGTCCCTCTGGAAGCACGTGCTGAAGCTCGAGCCCAAGAGGACCGACGTCCACGAGCGGCTGGCCACCGTCTACGAGCGGATGGACCTGAGGCCCGAGGCGCGTGAGCACCTGGAGTCCGTCGCCGAGCACTACGTGGTGCTCTGTGACGTGGACCGGCTGGTGCGCACGCTCGAGCGGCTCCAGGTGCTCGACTCCCGCAACCACGTGCGCTGA
- a CDS encoding alcohol dehydrogenase catalytic domain-containing protein, producing the protein MKAVVLREFGAASNLRLESVPMPRPGRGEVLLQVHACGVCYHDVINRRGNLPRTHVPAILGHEAAGEVVEVGPDTPGWKVGDRAATLQRLSCGECALCKSGRNSLCRKDNRFFGEELPGGYAQYLVAPVAGLGRVPKDMPWAEAATVCCTTGTAVHTVRTRGKVRAGETVLITGASGGVGLSSVQLAKADGARVIAVTSGEAKAEALHKAGADEVIISRGLDFASEVRKRTAGEGVNVAIEIVGSVTFEQTLKCMAPGGRLVVVGNLETGTVGLNPGLVIVKELEIIGAYATTREELDEALQLTASGTVRPFVSESVPLEEAGRAHFRLENREVAGRLVLIPPTLQ; encoded by the coding sequence ATGAAGGCCGTCGTTCTTCGAGAGTTTGGCGCCGCCAGCAACCTGCGCCTCGAGAGTGTCCCCATGCCTCGGCCGGGGCGTGGCGAGGTGCTCCTCCAGGTGCACGCCTGCGGCGTCTGCTACCACGACGTCATCAACCGGCGCGGCAACCTGCCGCGCACCCACGTGCCTGCCATCCTCGGCCACGAGGCCGCGGGCGAGGTGGTGGAGGTAGGCCCGGACACGCCGGGATGGAAGGTGGGCGACCGGGCGGCCACGCTCCAGCGGCTCTCGTGCGGCGAGTGCGCCCTGTGCAAGAGCGGGCGCAACAGCCTGTGCCGCAAGGACAATCGCTTCTTCGGCGAGGAGCTGCCCGGCGGCTACGCGCAGTACCTGGTGGCTCCGGTGGCCGGGCTGGGCCGGGTGCCCAAGGACATGCCCTGGGCCGAGGCCGCCACCGTCTGCTGCACCACCGGCACTGCGGTGCACACGGTGCGCACGCGCGGGAAGGTGCGCGCCGGAGAGACGGTGCTCATCACCGGCGCCAGCGGCGGCGTGGGCCTGTCCTCGGTGCAGCTCGCCAAGGCGGATGGCGCGCGCGTCATCGCCGTCACCTCCGGCGAGGCCAAGGCCGAGGCCCTGCACAAGGCGGGCGCGGATGAGGTCATCATCTCTCGCGGGCTGGACTTCGCCTCCGAGGTGCGCAAGCGCACCGCCGGCGAGGGCGTCAACGTGGCCATCGAGATCGTCGGCAGCGTCACCTTCGAGCAGACGCTCAAGTGCATGGCCCCGGGCGGACGACTGGTGGTGGTGGGCAACCTGGAGACGGGCACGGTGGGCCTCAACCCCGGCCTGGTCATCGTCAAGGAGCTGGAGATCATCGGCGCCTACGCCACCACGCGCGAGGAGCTGGACGAGGCGCTGCAGCTGACGGCCTCGGGCACCGTGCGCCCCTTCGTCTCGGAGTCCGTCCCCCTGGAGGAGGCGGGCCGCGCGCACTTCCGGCTGGAGAACCGTGAAGTGGCCGGCCGGCTCGTCCTGATTCCTCCCACGCTACAGTGA
- a CDS encoding Ig-like domain-containing protein: MTHTFSKCVISALAGLALAGCGMEADPESSLIAEDSSQALVTATNLRGMALYDAEFKAPACRSTGVACDTGTLIDGRGPKGPEANAPNTLFSSCADGISGTYHVDESLDGLRISTEDGGPFLPGKRVIVEATIWAYGVFSNDYLDLYYATDASAPQWTLLTTLQPSQRDAQVLSTSFVLTAGADLQAIRGVMRYKSTAGACVASGYTDRDDLVFRLGDSAPQVTLTAPGAVLGGTAALSAEASDDSGLKRVLFYAGNDYLGYDPLPPYGLNWNTTLVPDGTYSLTARAVDAAEQSTTSAPVTVIVDNNAPSVALTAPSSGAVLSGTATLSASASDQVGVTSVEFLADGVLLGAVSSAPYELGWNTLGAANGSHVLTVRAYDAAGHMSQSQVTVSVHNDPLPTGAFTSPASGAVLSGTVNLAVNAQDDNGVDRVTFYLGSHYIIWDGVAPYSINFNTLNFINGDYTLSARIYDTAGQMTVTSIPVRIQN, encoded by the coding sequence ATGACTCACACCTTCTCGAAGTGTGTCATCAGCGCCCTGGCTGGACTGGCGCTCGCTGGCTGCGGAATGGAGGCGGACCCTGAGTCCTCGCTCATCGCGGAGGATTCCTCCCAGGCGCTCGTCACTGCCACCAACCTGCGGGGCATGGCCCTGTACGACGCGGAGTTCAAGGCTCCCGCCTGCCGGAGCACGGGTGTTGCCTGCGATACCGGCACGCTGATCGACGGGCGCGGCCCGAAGGGGCCCGAGGCCAACGCTCCCAACACCCTGTTCTCCTCCTGCGCGGATGGGATCAGCGGCACCTACCACGTGGACGAGTCCCTGGACGGGCTGCGCATCTCCACCGAGGACGGCGGGCCCTTCCTGCCCGGCAAGCGCGTCATCGTGGAGGCCACCATCTGGGCCTACGGCGTCTTCTCCAACGACTACCTGGATCTCTACTACGCCACGGACGCGAGCGCTCCGCAGTGGACGCTGCTGACGACGCTCCAGCCCTCGCAGCGCGATGCCCAGGTGCTCTCGACGAGCTTCGTGCTCACCGCGGGCGCGGACCTGCAGGCCATCCGGGGCGTGATGCGCTACAAGTCCACCGCGGGAGCCTGCGTCGCCAGCGGCTACACGGATCGGGATGATCTCGTGTTCCGCCTGGGCGACTCCGCGCCCCAGGTCACCCTCACCGCTCCGGGCGCCGTGCTGGGTGGCACCGCGGCGCTCTCCGCCGAGGCCTCGGATGACTCCGGCCTGAAGCGTGTCCTCTTCTACGCGGGCAATGACTACCTCGGCTACGACCCGCTGCCGCCCTACGGCCTGAACTGGAACACCACGCTCGTGCCCGACGGCACCTATTCCCTCACCGCCCGAGCCGTGGATGCCGCGGAGCAGTCGACCACCTCGGCTCCCGTCACCGTCATCGTGGACAACAACGCGCCCTCGGTGGCCCTCACGGCGCCCAGCTCTGGAGCCGTGCTCTCCGGCACCGCCACCCTCTCGGCCTCCGCGAGCGACCAGGTGGGAGTGACTTCCGTGGAGTTCCTCGCGGATGGTGTCCTGCTGGGCGCCGTCTCGAGCGCTCCCTACGAGCTCGGCTGGAACACGCTCGGCGCCGCCAATGGCAGCCATGTGCTCACGGTCCGGGCCTACGACGCGGCCGGCCACATGAGCCAGAGCCAGGTGACGGTGAGCGTCCACAACGACCCGCTGCCCACCGGCGCGTTCACCTCGCCGGCCTCCGGCGCCGTGCTGAGCGGCACGGTGAACCTCGCCGTCAATGCCCAGGATGACAACGGCGTGGACCGGGTGACCTTCTACCTCGGCAGCCACTACATCATCTGGGATGGCGTCGCGCCGTACAGCATCAACTTCAACACGCTCAACTTCATCAACGGGGACTACACCCTCAGCGCCCGCATCTACGACACCGCGGGCCAGATGACGGTGACGAGCATCCCCGTCCGCATCCAGAACTGA
- a CDS encoding CHAT domain-containing protein, translating to MPPPMDERAFIARVEAAEPDLFAALLSRPSRDEERALRAYFGDARFERLHTMAIRRAGAARGARAPRGNVVVMPGIMGSELSEYSGSDVDGIWVNPLRLVAGRLGHLRMDDKGRPEFDVRASGILKLFYGELVLSLSENWNVQTFWFDWRRDLLESAAELEARMRVWFPENAPVHFVCHSMGGLVARTFIQAYPLRWSSMWDRDRGRPGALGGRLVMLGTPNHGSFAALQVITGLESIVRWLARLDLKHSTTELLSILNTFVGTFQMLPSPLVMKDLEPLYHADTYGDLRISQARLDEARAHHERLASVVDPQRMLYVAGYNRPTLHGLTRADQLRSSSAYTVTRAGDGRVPHSLGLLEGVPTWYVDSAHAALSLDGRVLGAMEELLSKGTTEQLPRTSPVQVRGPKKDDPSARRELEQQHAEGDLELEHLAQQLQARTTRGTAPPYLTRDEVRLKELLAGTLLGSTHTLLPEPRPTGPAPRRVRVELRVALAYLQAFDGTRSIPVDAISVGHYLGVVPQRAERALDEEISRALLSQRGIVKEELEESDLLLTQYSERGVLRGELGQPFFVDDPRSPGRLIVLAGMGVPGRFGMPELTVTVRELFWSLSRMGKKHLATVLIGTGEGNLSVAEAVRAWIRGVQQVTSGSDTALLRRITFVEVNGDRAKELQAALRAEAARLRMDPRLELDFEELPEEELDRELKPPRETRQRPHAERNPIPTRVTLGLEHKRYRFGAITEDAAIPERVVPIDPVLVMQANDELAAEWKPVKQVYHGQFLEKLLVPAELRSEFYRHRENPVVLMLDSATARIHWEAIAQSDAEVPARELEDHQEAALDLFLGTSRGLTRQLRTTFAPPPEPPPPPRRVLRVLVVADPAEDNRLPGAEQEGLEVAELFESFNRVYSQGPNRVEVVKLFGPHDATRTNVLRHLLMRTEPYDVLHYAGHCVYDEADKTSSGWLFSRGERMTANELRRLDRVPSFVFSNACESGKTPDRSELRSVDLAPTFAESFFERGVSNFVCTAWPVDDFAARQFALTLYGGLLGLRRKNGEYERAPMLPMYRAMQAARREIATTSSGTRTWAAYQHYGSPFVRLFEPWALREESAPTKPARSPSARTRRTRSRRR from the coding sequence ATGCCACCGCCCATGGACGAGAGAGCCTTCATCGCCCGCGTCGAGGCCGCGGAGCCCGACCTGTTCGCCGCGCTGCTGTCCCGTCCCAGCCGGGATGAGGAGCGCGCGCTCCGGGCGTACTTCGGGGACGCGCGCTTCGAGCGGCTCCACACGATGGCCATCCGCCGCGCCGGTGCCGCGCGAGGAGCCCGGGCGCCCCGCGGCAACGTCGTCGTCATGCCCGGCATCATGGGCAGCGAGCTGTCCGAGTACTCGGGCAGCGATGTGGACGGCATCTGGGTCAACCCGCTGCGCCTGGTGGCCGGGCGGCTCGGCCACCTGCGCATGGACGACAAGGGCCGGCCCGAGTTCGACGTGCGCGCCTCGGGCATCCTCAAGCTCTTCTATGGAGAGCTCGTCCTCTCGCTCTCGGAGAACTGGAACGTGCAGACGTTCTGGTTCGACTGGCGCAGGGACTTGCTGGAGTCGGCCGCCGAGCTCGAGGCGCGGATGCGCGTGTGGTTCCCCGAGAACGCGCCCGTGCACTTCGTGTGTCACTCGATGGGCGGGCTGGTGGCGCGCACCTTCATCCAGGCCTATCCCCTGCGCTGGAGCTCGATGTGGGACCGGGACCGTGGCCGGCCGGGCGCGCTGGGAGGCCGGCTCGTCATGCTGGGCACGCCCAACCATGGCTCGTTCGCGGCGCTGCAGGTCATCACCGGCCTGGAGTCCATCGTCCGCTGGCTGGCGCGGCTGGACCTGAAGCACTCGACGACGGAGCTGCTGTCCATCCTCAACACCTTCGTGGGCACCTTCCAGATGCTGCCCTCGCCCCTGGTGATGAAGGACTTGGAGCCGCTCTACCATGCGGACACCTACGGGGACCTGCGCATCTCCCAGGCGCGACTGGACGAGGCCCGGGCGCACCACGAGCGGCTGGCGAGCGTGGTGGACCCCCAGCGGATGCTCTACGTCGCCGGCTACAACCGGCCCACCCTGCACGGCCTCACCCGCGCCGATCAGCTCCGGTCCTCCAGCGCGTACACGGTGACGCGCGCGGGGGATGGCCGCGTGCCGCACTCGCTGGGCCTGCTGGAGGGGGTGCCCACCTGGTACGTGGACTCGGCCCACGCGGCGCTGTCGCTCGATGGGCGGGTGCTGGGCGCGATGGAGGAGCTGCTCTCCAAGGGCACCACCGAGCAGCTCCCGCGGACGTCACCGGTCCAGGTGCGCGGGCCGAAGAAGGATGACCCGAGCGCGCGGCGGGAGCTGGAGCAGCAGCACGCGGAGGGGGACCTGGAGCTGGAGCACCTGGCGCAGCAGCTCCAGGCGCGAACCACTCGAGGCACGGCGCCGCCCTACCTGACGCGGGACGAGGTGCGCCTGAAGGAGCTGCTCGCCGGCACGCTGCTCGGCTCCACGCACACCCTCCTCCCGGAGCCGCGACCCACGGGGCCCGCGCCGCGGCGGGTGCGGGTGGAGTTGCGCGTGGCGCTCGCATACCTCCAGGCCTTCGACGGGACGCGGAGCATCCCCGTGGATGCCATCTCCGTGGGCCACTACCTGGGTGTCGTGCCCCAGCGGGCGGAGCGGGCGCTGGACGAGGAGATCAGCCGGGCCCTGTTGTCGCAGCGGGGCATCGTCAAGGAGGAGCTCGAGGAATCGGACCTGCTGCTGACGCAGTACTCGGAGCGCGGCGTGCTCCGAGGCGAGCTCGGGCAGCCCTTCTTCGTGGATGACCCGCGCTCGCCGGGGCGGCTCATCGTCCTGGCCGGCATGGGCGTGCCGGGCCGCTTCGGCATGCCGGAGCTGACCGTCACCGTGCGAGAGCTGTTCTGGTCGCTCAGCCGGATGGGCAAGAAGCACCTGGCCACGGTGCTGATCGGCACCGGCGAGGGCAACCTCTCGGTGGCGGAGGCGGTGCGCGCGTGGATCCGCGGGGTGCAGCAGGTGACGTCCGGCTCGGACACCGCGCTGCTGCGGCGCATCACCTTCGTGGAGGTAAACGGGGACAGGGCCAAGGAGCTCCAGGCGGCGCTGCGGGCCGAAGCGGCGCGGCTGCGCATGGACCCGCGCCTCGAGCTGGACTTCGAGGAGCTGCCGGAGGAGGAGCTGGACCGCGAGCTGAAGCCGCCACGCGAGACGCGTCAGCGTCCACACGCCGAGCGCAACCCCATTCCCACGCGGGTGACGCTGGGGCTGGAGCACAAGCGCTACCGGTTCGGCGCCATCACCGAGGACGCCGCCATCCCCGAGCGGGTGGTGCCCATCGATCCGGTGCTGGTGATGCAGGCCAACGACGAGCTGGCCGCCGAGTGGAAGCCGGTGAAGCAGGTCTACCACGGGCAGTTCCTGGAGAAGCTGCTGGTGCCCGCGGAGCTGCGCTCGGAGTTCTACCGGCACCGGGAGAACCCGGTGGTGCTGATGCTGGACTCGGCGACGGCGCGAATCCACTGGGAGGCCATCGCGCAGTCGGACGCGGAGGTGCCCGCGCGGGAGCTGGAGGACCACCAGGAGGCGGCGCTGGACCTCTTCCTGGGGACGAGCCGAGGGCTGACGCGCCAGCTGCGCACCACCTTCGCTCCACCGCCCGAGCCACCACCTCCGCCCCGGCGCGTGCTGCGGGTGCTGGTGGTGGCGGACCCCGCCGAGGACAACCGCCTGCCAGGGGCCGAGCAGGAGGGGCTGGAGGTGGCGGAGCTGTTCGAGAGCTTCAACCGGGTGTACTCGCAGGGCCCCAACCGCGTGGAGGTGGTGAAGCTGTTCGGGCCACACGACGCGACGCGGACCAACGTGCTGCGCCACCTGCTGATGCGGACGGAGCCCTATGACGTGCTCCACTACGCGGGGCACTGCGTGTACGACGAGGCGGACAAGACCAGCTCGGGCTGGCTGTTCAGCCGGGGCGAGCGCATGACGGCCAACGAGCTGCGGCGACTGGACCGGGTGCCATCCTTCGTCTTCTCGAACGCGTGCGAGTCGGGCAAGACGCCGGACCGCTCCGAGCTGCGCTCGGTGGACCTGGCGCCCACCTTCGCCGAGTCCTTCTTCGAGCGAGGCGTGTCCAACTTCGTGTGCACGGCGTGGCCGGTGGACGACTTCGCCGCGCGGCAGTTCGCGCTCACGCTCTACGGCGGGCTGCTGGGGCTGCGGCGCAAGAATGGCGAGTACGAGCGGGCTCCGATGCTACCGATGTACCGCGCGATGCAGGCGGCGCGGCGGGAGATCGCCACCACCTCCTCCGGGACGAGGACATGGGCGGCGTACCAGCACTACGGCAGCCCGTTCGTCCGCCTCTTCGAGCCCTGGGCCCTCCGGGAGGAGTCAGCGCCGACGAAGCCCGCTCGCTCCCCGTCAGCTCGGACGCGGCGGACGCGCTCCCGCCGACGCTGA
- a CDS encoding TetR/AcrR family transcriptional regulator — protein MTPRRPDDGERYRAILETAARLICERGYEGTSMQEIADACRLTKAGLYHYIQNKEQLLSAIMGYGMDLFEGQVLAKVADIADPVERLRDCMRRNIELVTRGANKEVIIILHEHATLTGEAREYIDRRKKQYVRFIEATFSEAVRQGRMRPIDPTIVAFSFLGMVLWVYKWFKPDGRLTEDQIISGMLDLFFAGLAAPGSASGESTAAPVLALVPPTAAGEKS, from the coding sequence GTGACACCGCGAAGGCCAGACGACGGAGAGCGCTACCGGGCCATCCTGGAGACGGCGGCCCGCCTCATCTGCGAGCGCGGCTACGAGGGCACCTCCATGCAGGAGATTGCCGACGCGTGCCGGCTGACGAAGGCGGGGCTCTACCACTACATCCAGAACAAGGAGCAGCTGCTGTCGGCCATCATGGGCTACGGCATGGACCTGTTCGAGGGGCAGGTCCTCGCGAAGGTGGCGGACATCGCGGATCCGGTGGAGCGGCTGCGCGACTGCATGCGGCGCAACATCGAGCTGGTGACGCGCGGGGCGAACAAGGAGGTCATCATCATCCTCCACGAGCACGCCACGCTCACCGGCGAGGCGCGCGAGTACATCGACCGGCGCAAGAAGCAGTACGTGCGCTTCATCGAGGCGACGTTCAGCGAGGCGGTGCGCCAGGGCCGCATGCGCCCGATCGATCCCACCATCGTGGCCTTCTCGTTCCTGGGCATGGTGCTGTGGGTCTACAAGTGGTTCAAGCCGGATGGGCGGCTCACGGAGGATCAGATCATCTCCGGGATGCTGGATCTGTTCTTCGCGGGGCTGGCGGCCCCGGGCAGCGCCTCGGGCGAGTCGACCGCCGCGCCGGTGCTCGCGCTGGTGCCTCCGACCGCGGCGGGAGAGAAGTCATGA
- a CDS encoding CoA-transferase subunit beta, with protein sequence MSPGSSATPAESVVALLAREIDDGAVVATGVASPLAILAIAVARATHAPDLTYLACVGSLDPELPELLPSSEDLGYLRGRSAEITIPDLFDHARRGRVDTVFFGAAEVDSRGRTNMTASGSLERPRNKFPGVAGAATLRQWVRRPVLVVPRQSRRNLVPEVQVATTQDPRRPVRLISDLGVFELGSEGARLLSLHPWTDLDTLRERTGFALSVEEPVPTTPPPDAATLAAIRAVDPRNLRDQLVGA encoded by the coding sequence ATGAGCCCGGGTTCGTCCGCCACTCCCGCGGAGTCCGTGGTGGCCCTGCTGGCTCGGGAGATCGACGACGGGGCCGTGGTGGCCACGGGCGTCGCCTCGCCGCTGGCCATCCTCGCGATCGCCGTGGCGCGCGCCACGCATGCGCCCGACCTGACGTACCTGGCCTGCGTGGGCTCGCTGGACCCCGAGCTGCCCGAGCTGCTCCCCTCCTCCGAGGACCTGGGCTACCTGCGGGGCCGCTCGGCGGAGATCACCATCCCGGACCTGTTCGACCATGCCCGGCGCGGACGCGTGGACACGGTCTTCTTCGGAGCGGCGGAGGTGGACTCGAGGGGCCGGACGAACATGACGGCCTCCGGCAGCCTGGAGCGGCCTCGCAACAAGTTCCCGGGAGTGGCGGGCGCGGCCACGCTGCGGCAGTGGGTGCGCCGGCCGGTGCTGGTGGTGCCGCGACAGTCGCGCCGCAACCTGGTGCCCGAGGTGCAGGTGGCCACCACGCAGGATCCGCGCAGGCCCGTGCGGCTCATCTCGGATCTCGGCGTCTTCGAGCTCGGGAGCGAGGGCGCCCGGCTCCTCTCCCTCCACCCGTGGACGGACCTGGACACCCTGCGTGAGCGCACCGGCTTCGCGCTCTCGGTGGAGGAGCCCGTCCCCACCACGCCTCCGCCGGATGCCGCCACGCTGGCGGCCATCCGAGCCGTCGATCCTCGCAACCTCCGCGACCAGCTCGTGGGGGCCTGA